Genomic window (Bradyrhizobium sp. 186):
ACCTGCGGGTGATCGGCGATCACCCTATAGTGCGCGGCAAGCCCAAACTCGCAGCCACCTCCCAAAGCAAGGCCGCCGATCGCCACGGCGATCGGCTTGCCGGCCGTCTCGAGCCTGCGCAAACCGTGGCTCAACCGAAAAAAATGATCGAAGGCCAGACGATCGCGCTCGCTCGCCGGCGCTGCCATGATCATGTCATAGGCCGTCTCGAGCTCCGCGAGATCCGCGCCTGCGCAGAATGCCGACGATTTGCCGGACCGGATCACGACGCCCATCACATCGCTTTGCTTGAGCCAGTCTGCGAACAGGCCAATTTCGTCGATCGCGGCATTCGAGAACACGTTCATCGAGCGGCCGGGCATGTCGAAGATCAGGTGCAGGACGCCGGTCCCCGACATCTCGATCCGAAATTGCTTCAGCTCCGCTCCGATCGCCATTGCTCCCTCTCCGTTCCCATAACAGTTCATTGGTGTACGATCACACTTGCCTTCGTCTGGTTTCGGGTTGTATACCCAAGCCTAATACTGTACACTAGCAAACTAAATCAGACAGGACGCGTTTTGACAATGATCGAGCGCACGATCTTTCGCGAAGAACATGAGATTTTCCGGCAGACGGTGCGTCGCTTCGTCGATCGCGAGATCGTGCCCTTCCACGCCCAATGGGAAGAGGACGGCATTGTTCCGCGCGACCTCTGGCTGAAGGCGGGCGCCGCCGGCCTCTTGTGCTGCACCGTGCCCGAGGAATATGGCGGCATGGGCCTCGATTACCTCTTCGACGTCGTCGTGTTCGAGGAACTCTGGCGCGCCGGCGCCAGCGGCCCCGGCTTCCTGATCCATACCGACCTCGTCGCCACCTACCTGCTGTCGTTCGGCAGCGAGGCGCAGAAGCGCAAATGGCTCCCCAAGATGGTATCCGGCGAAGCGATCGGCTCGCTCGGCATGACGGAACCGCATGCCGGCAGCGATCTCAAGGCGATCCGGACCCGCGCAACACGTGATGGCGATGATTTCGTCATCAACGGCCAGAAGGTCTTCATTTCCAACGGCCAGCTTTGCGACTTCGTTGTGCTGGCGACCAAGACCGACAGCCAGGCCGGCGCCAAGGGCGTCACGCTGTTCATCGTCGAGAGCAACCGGGATGGTTTCAAGCGCGGCCGAAATCTGGAAAAGCTCGGCATGAGGGCGCAAGATACCTCCGAGCTGTTCTTCGACAATGTCCGCATTCCCGCCAGCAACATGCTCGGCGCGGAAGGCAGGGGCTTTGCACAGATGATGACCAAGCTATCGCAGGAACGGCTGGCGCAGGCCATCCGCTCGGCGACCGTCACCGAGACCGTGATCGACTGGACGCTGCAATATACCGCCGAACGCAGCGCCTTCGGCCAGAAGCTCGCCGATTTCCAGAACACCCAGTTCAAGCTCGCCGAGCTCAAGACCAAGGCGACCGTTGCCCGCGTCTTCACCGACAAGTGCATCGCGCTGTTCATGGAAGGCAAACTCGACCCTGTCGACGCGGCGATGGCCAAGATGTTTACATCCGAGCTGCATTGCGAAACGGTCGACGAGTGCCTGCAGCTGTTCGGCGGCTGGGGCTATATGTGGGAGTACCCGATCGCCAGGGCTTATGCCGATGCGCGGGTGGTGAAGATCGCCGGAGGCTCGATCGAGATCATGAAGACGATCATCGCGCGGCAGATGTATTCTCAGCGCGGGTTTGACCTTCAGAAGAACGGGTCGGCCTCATAGCCCGCCCCTCCTTCGAGACATCGAAGGATGCCTGCCTAAAAAACAAGCGACAAGGGAGATCAGCGTTGAAAGGCCTATCGGGAAAAGTTGCCGTCGTCACAGGCGGCGGACAGGGCATTGGACGGGGATTGACACTGCGGCTGGCGGAAGAAGGCTGCAAGATCGCGATCTTCGACATCAATCCGCAAGGCGGTGAGGACACCGCAAAGCTCGCGCCGCAGGCCGTCATCAAGACCTACGCGGTCGACGTCGGAGATGCCGCTTCCGTTGAGACGGCGGTTGGCAAGGTCGAAGCCGAGCTCGGGCCGATCTGGCTCCTGGTCAACAATGCCG
Coding sequences:
- a CDS encoding acyl-CoA dehydrogenase family protein; amino-acid sequence: MIERTIFREEHEIFRQTVRRFVDREIVPFHAQWEEDGIVPRDLWLKAGAAGLLCCTVPEEYGGMGLDYLFDVVVFEELWRAGASGPGFLIHTDLVATYLLSFGSEAQKRKWLPKMVSGEAIGSLGMTEPHAGSDLKAIRTRATRDGDDFVINGQKVFISNGQLCDFVVLATKTDSQAGAKGVTLFIVESNRDGFKRGRNLEKLGMRAQDTSELFFDNVRIPASNMLGAEGRGFAQMMTKLSQERLAQAIRSATVTETVIDWTLQYTAERSAFGQKLADFQNTQFKLAELKTKATVARVFTDKCIALFMEGKLDPVDAAMAKMFTSELHCETVDECLQLFGGWGYMWEYPIARAYADARVVKIAGGSIEIMKTIIARQMYSQRGFDLQKNGSAS